A single window of Pontibacillus chungwhensis DNA harbors:
- a CDS encoding FecCD family ABC transporter permease has product MSRYVKIRSRKDRISFFLEKRALMYFSLFFGLLCFLFVLAASLGETFIPPLDAIKVFFGGGTDVQNLIIETLRLPRMIVALFVGVGLALSGAILQGMIRNPLASPDIIGISGGGAVAVVLFLTLFSDETDSLTVSIHWMPVAAFIGASLVGIFVYLLAYKNGVSPMRIILIGIGLSALTQAVTNTLMIVGPIYRASQANVWLTGSVYGANWAQVKIIVPSILILVLVSLLISRRINVQELGEELAAGVGSHLQRDRFLFLLVSTALAGIAVSFAGGVGFVGLMAPHIARRLVGSSYGALLPLSGLIGAILVIGADLIGRTLFLPNIVPAGVFTATIGAPYFIFLLFSKKQA; this is encoded by the coding sequence ATGAGTAGATACGTAAAGATACGCTCCAGAAAAGATCGCATATCCTTTTTTCTAGAAAAACGGGCTTTGATGTATTTTAGCCTCTTTTTTGGCTTGTTATGCTTCTTATTTGTATTAGCAGCTTCCCTCGGAGAAACCTTTATCCCTCCACTTGATGCTATAAAGGTGTTCTTCGGAGGAGGGACCGACGTGCAGAACTTAATTATTGAAACGTTGAGGCTCCCTAGAATGATTGTTGCGTTATTTGTTGGAGTAGGGCTAGCTTTAAGTGGGGCCATCCTCCAGGGGATGATCCGAAATCCTTTAGCGTCACCAGATATCATCGGGATATCGGGAGGGGGAGCGGTTGCGGTTGTTTTATTTTTAACACTATTTAGTGATGAAACGGACTCCTTAACCGTAAGTATTCATTGGATGCCAGTAGCCGCTTTTATCGGAGCTAGTTTAGTTGGGATTTTTGTTTATCTCTTAGCGTATAAAAATGGGGTCTCCCCCATGAGAATTATCTTGATTGGTATCGGTTTGTCGGCTTTAACTCAGGCCGTAACCAATACCTTAATGATTGTAGGGCCCATCTATAGAGCTTCTCAAGCTAATGTGTGGCTAACGGGAAGTGTCTACGGGGCTAACTGGGCCCAGGTGAAAATTATTGTTCCTTCCATACTGATCCTTGTACTGGTATCTCTATTAATTTCAAGAAGGATAAACGTACAAGAGCTTGGAGAGGAATTAGCGGCAGGTGTTGGTTCACACCTCCAACGGGACCGCTTCTTATTCTTATTAGTAAGTACAGCTTTAGCTGGTATTGCTGTCTCGTTTGCTGGTGGTGTTGGGTTCGTAGGATTAATGGCTCCTCATATTGCAAGGAGGCTCGTTGGTTCTTCTTATGGCGCTTTACTGCCTCTATCTGGTTTAATTGGAGCGATCCTTGTAATAGGCGCAGACTTAATCGGTCGTACATTGTTCTTGCCAAACATTGTTCCTGCAGGTGTATTTACCGCAACAATCGGGGCGCCTTACTTTATCTTTTTACTATTTTCAAAAAAGCAGGCTTAA
- a CDS encoding serine/threonine protein kinase, protein MNKLDVPARIDEIHVSSNPYNEPVTIKEIPPYFECIGVGTDAAVFRHVNQPHMAYKVYAQDKLEKKDNEEFVYRSLGPSPYFSTFYGSGPHYIVLSFEEGLSLYDCLLQGVLIPPEVVEDVEQARRFVQMKGLNPRDIHLKNILLQHGHAKVIDVSEYVHEGNDLRWELLKQGYEEYYPLIKGKAIPLWVLETSRKWYNQTKGNAFQFDEFMRKIKRLNPFLKE, encoded by the coding sequence ATGAATAAGCTTGACGTACCTGCCAGGATTGATGAAATACATGTCAGCTCTAACCCCTACAATGAACCGGTGACTATAAAAGAGATCCCCCCATACTTTGAGTGCATAGGGGTGGGAACAGACGCTGCCGTCTTCAGGCATGTGAATCAACCGCATATGGCTTATAAAGTCTATGCACAAGACAAACTAGAGAAAAAAGATAATGAGGAGTTTGTTTACAGATCCCTTGGTCCTTCCCCTTATTTCTCTACGTTTTATGGTTCCGGACCTCACTACATTGTTCTGAGTTTCGAAGAAGGATTATCTCTTTACGATTGCTTATTACAAGGCGTTCTCATCCCGCCAGAGGTTGTTGAAGATGTGGAACAAGCACGAAGATTTGTACAAATGAAGGGATTGAACCCTAGAGATATCCATTTAAAGAATATTCTTTTGCAGCACGGGCATGCCAAGGTTATTGATGTTTCTGAATATGTGCATGAAGGGAACGACCTTAGATGGGAGCTATTAAAGCAAGGATACGAAGAATATTATCCACTCATTAAAGGAAAAGCAATTCCCCTTTGGGTGCTCGAAACCTCCAGGAAGTGGTATAACCAAACCAAAGGAAATGCCTTTCAGTTTGATGAGTTTATGCGAAAGATCAAAAGGTTAAACCCCTTTTTAAAGGAATGA
- a CDS encoding hydrolase produces MENKKRTFYINLGSREISQIRDGNNDVFTIQATEEEMFRLRQVLNEVFGADERSFWRSHIPFRHYSEDSENDDYDYSMREAYKMIYELGDDKTKEFIKSIGMDHDEDSARIYGEHDPLA; encoded by the coding sequence ATGGAAAATAAAAAAAGAACGTTTTATATCAACCTGGGCTCTCGAGAAATTTCTCAAATTAGAGATGGCAATAACGATGTCTTTACCATCCAAGCAACAGAGGAAGAAATGTTTAGGTTGCGGCAAGTTCTAAACGAGGTGTTTGGGGCAGATGAGCGGTCGTTTTGGCGATCTCATATTCCATTTCGCCATTACTCCGAGGATTCGGAGAATGATGATTATGATTATTCCATGCGAGAGGCTTATAAAATGATTTATGAACTGGGAGACGACAAAACGAAGGAATTTATTAAGTCGATTGGTATGGATCATGATGAAGACTCGGCCAGAATTTATGGAGAACACGATCCCCTAGCATAA
- the ytkD gene encoding RNA deprotection pyrophosphohydrolase, giving the protein MITFYDYYHNEVKLSFTDHPFSEYPKHVWVISRYNGKWLLTEHKDRGIEFPGGKVEEGETPEQAAIREVMEETGGEVEALSYIGQYHVDGKGGCIIKNIYFATISNLTKQESYFETKGPVCLDSLPKGLERNSQFSFMMKDEVLPHSLDYIKKTQLLD; this is encoded by the coding sequence TTGATTACGTTTTATGATTATTACCATAATGAAGTGAAGCTTTCTTTTACCGATCATCCTTTTTCTGAATACCCGAAACATGTGTGGGTCATTAGCCGTTACAATGGAAAATGGCTTCTTACAGAACACAAAGACCGGGGAATTGAGTTTCCTGGTGGGAAAGTGGAAGAAGGAGAGACTCCAGAACAAGCGGCGATTCGCGAAGTGATGGAGGAAACCGGTGGAGAGGTAGAAGCTTTATCCTATATCGGTCAGTATCATGTAGACGGAAAAGGTGGATGTATAATAAAAAACATTTATTTTGCAACCATCTCTAATCTGACTAAACAGGAATCTTATTTCGAAACGAAAGGACCTGTTTGCTTAGATTCGTTACCGAAAGGGTTAGAGCGAAACTCTCAATTTAGTTTCATGATGAAAGATGAGGTATTGCCTCACAGCTTAGACTACATTAAGAAAACTCAGCTCTTGGATTAA
- a CDS encoding DUF6154 family protein, which yields MKIADSLAELYKKYFETDDYLPLFVHSIIEQMDHKDLLQIVKHCQEEQLQEFVANYIIDQIQHTPAKPITPPTTYSNSSEQQKAL from the coding sequence ATGAAAATAGCCGATAGTTTAGCCGAGCTATACAAGAAATATTTCGAAACGGATGATTACTTACCTCTATTTGTTCATTCTATTATTGAGCAAATGGATCACAAAGATTTACTCCAAATCGTTAAGCATTGCCAAGAAGAGCAACTACAAGAATTTGTTGCGAATTACATTATTGATCAAATCCAACACACCCCTGCAAAGCCTATTACCCCTCCTACAACATATTCTAATAGCAGTGAACAACAAAAAGCATTATAG
- a CDS encoding YpjP family protein: MKRWVRKTFTILTAIVTLGLYVPPTTLDADTTEKNKTFTPKENIEENKASSIHSANSDHFLDLPDLSDDDHHLDPEQHLTNLGEVAKEQTMTKLGSRILGQIDPVFMDDILVTIESEVKQLVEQADESNVLQYDISLDPAPGYGEKIFHVYNTLSNAELARFDVRRENRPGEGYWFNFHYHVSQDQFENHHAVADLYWDKNTPPKWMA, from the coding sequence ATGAAACGTTGGGTTAGGAAGACCTTTACGATATTAACCGCCATCGTGACGCTAGGGTTATATGTACCACCTACAACACTTGATGCCGATACAACAGAAAAGAATAAAACCTTTACACCAAAAGAAAATATAGAAGAAAATAAAGCCTCATCGATTCATTCAGCCAATTCTGATCATTTCTTGGACTTACCTGATCTGTCAGATGACGACCATCATTTGGATCCGGAACAACACCTGACTAATCTTGGGGAAGTCGCGAAGGAACAAACGATGACCAAATTAGGGTCTCGCATTTTGGGTCAAATCGATCCGGTTTTTATGGATGATATTCTTGTAACAATTGAAAGTGAAGTAAAACAATTGGTTGAACAAGCGGATGAGAGCAATGTGTTGCAGTATGACATCTCGCTTGATCCTGCTCCAGGTTATGGAGAGAAGATCTTTCATGTGTATAACACCCTTTCTAATGCTGAACTTGCAAGGTTTGATGTGAGAAGAGAAAATCGTCCTGGAGAAGGGTATTGGTTTAATTTTCACTATCACGTAAGTCAAGACCAGTTTGAGAACCATCATGCGGTAGCTGATTTATACTGGGATAAAAACACCCCTCCTAAATGGATGGCATGA
- a CDS encoding FecCD family ABC transporter permease codes for MVLQSNRTRGFGFLAALIILMICMGLSLVLGYTDVTFQDAWRAFTTEEQSNTLIVIRSLRLPRVLIAASVGASLALAGALLQALTRNPLASPQIFGVNAGASFFVVMAIAVFQSLPLGMMAWVSFIGAAVAATIVYAIGSIGKEGLTPVRLTLAGAAIAALFSSLTQGILVLNEKALDEVLFWLAGSVQGRSLEYLQQLLPYLLVGWVGTFFIGKHLNILTMGEDLAKGLGQKTAYIKLSAGILTVLLSGGAVAIAGPIGFIGIVVPHFARYIVGYDHRWILPYSAILGGILLLLADISARFIIMPEEVPVGVMTAIIGTPFFIYIARKGLKST; via the coding sequence ATGGTTTTACAGTCCAATCGAACAAGAGGATTCGGCTTTTTGGCAGCCTTGATCATACTCATGATTTGTATGGGATTAAGTTTAGTACTCGGGTATACCGATGTTACATTTCAAGATGCCTGGAGAGCCTTTACAACAGAAGAACAATCAAACACTTTAATTGTTATTCGATCATTACGTTTACCAAGAGTTCTAATTGCCGCGAGTGTAGGAGCATCGTTAGCTTTAGCAGGTGCTTTGCTCCAAGCGCTAACAAGAAATCCTCTTGCTTCTCCTCAAATATTTGGGGTCAATGCAGGGGCTTCATTCTTTGTTGTGATGGCGATCGCTGTCTTCCAATCCCTTCCCCTAGGAATGATGGCGTGGGTTTCATTTATCGGAGCGGCTGTGGCGGCAACGATTGTATATGCCATAGGATCCATTGGGAAAGAAGGGTTGACTCCAGTTCGATTAACATTAGCTGGAGCAGCTATAGCGGCGCTTTTCTCTTCTTTAACCCAAGGCATTCTTGTCTTAAATGAGAAAGCTTTAGATGAAGTACTGTTTTGGTTAGCTGGTAGTGTGCAAGGCAGAAGTCTAGAATACTTACAGCAACTGCTTCCTTATCTCCTTGTGGGGTGGGTTGGAACATTCTTCATCGGGAAGCATTTGAATATTTTAACAATGGGCGAAGATTTAGCGAAAGGTCTTGGCCAGAAGACAGCTTATATTAAGCTTTCAGCAGGAATACTCACTGTCCTGTTATCAGGCGGTGCGGTAGCGATTGCAGGTCCAATTGGATTTATCGGAATTGTGGTACCTCACTTTGCCAGGTACATCGTTGGCTATGATCATCGATGGATTTTACCTTATTCCGCGATATTAGGTGGTATTCTTTTGCTTTTAGCCGATATCAGTGCGAGATTTATTATTATGCCTGAAGAAGTACCTGTCGGTGTCATGACGGCAATTATTGGTACTCCATTCTTTATTTATATTGCCCGAAAAGGATTGAAATCAACATGA
- a CDS encoding ABC transporter ATP-binding protein: protein MNNFKTDHVTLGYGEKTILNELNIEIPKGEITVFVGGNGCGKSTLLRSMARLLKPQSGHVVLDGKAISKMSTKSVAQQLAILPQSPVTPEGLTVLQLVKQGRYPYQNWFKQWSQEDEDAVEQALRDTNLEELKERTVDSLSGGQRQRAWIAMTLAQDTDIILLDEPTTYLDMTYQIEILDLLFELNEREGRTVVMVLHDLNLASRYAHNIVALKDQTVYAQGKPEEVVTCQFVQDVFSMTCNVTSDPIFGTPMCIPYGRGRCLIKESVMASEPNAG from the coding sequence ATGAATAATTTTAAAACAGATCATGTAACGCTTGGCTATGGGGAAAAGACCATTCTGAATGAATTAAATATAGAGATTCCAAAAGGAGAAATCACAGTCTTTGTAGGAGGAAATGGTTGTGGGAAATCGACTCTTCTTCGTTCAATGGCTCGGTTATTAAAGCCTCAGAGTGGTCATGTCGTACTTGATGGCAAAGCCATCTCAAAAATGTCTACTAAATCTGTGGCACAACAGCTTGCGATTCTTCCTCAAAGCCCAGTCACTCCAGAAGGATTAACCGTTCTTCAGCTTGTTAAGCAAGGGCGCTATCCTTATCAAAATTGGTTTAAACAATGGTCACAAGAAGATGAAGATGCTGTAGAGCAGGCGCTTCGAGACACTAATTTAGAAGAGTTGAAAGAGCGTACAGTTGATTCGTTATCAGGGGGACAACGTCAACGAGCCTGGATTGCCATGACGCTGGCACAGGATACGGATATTATCTTACTGGATGAGCCAACAACCTACTTGGATATGACCTATCAGATCGAAATATTGGATCTCTTATTTGAACTAAATGAACGTGAGGGCAGAACTGTTGTGATGGTTCTTCATGATTTGAACCTCGCTTCAAGATATGCGCACAATATCGTGGCATTAAAAGACCAGACTGTTTATGCACAAGGGAAACCTGAAGAAGTCGTAACGTGTCAATTCGTTCAAGACGTATTTAGTATGACGTGTAACGTCACGAGTGATCCGATTTTCGGTACGCCAATGTGTATTCCTTATGGACGTGGGCGTTGTTTAATAAAGGAAAGTGTGATGGCTAGTGAACCTAACGCTGGCTGA
- a CDS encoding ABC transporter substrate-binding protein, translating into MKQKHFILSLMLLFTVGFLAACGSSSEDTSSDDETKKDTSDFEPYTVEHAMGTTTVEEKPEKVVILTNEGTEALLALGVTPVGAVKSWTGDPWYDHISDRMKDVEVVGTESEVNIEKIISLDPDLIIGNKLRQEKIYDQLSEVAPTIFSETLKGEWQDNFKTYAKALNMEDKGEELLTKYQERLDDFAEKAGDKLDQKVSVVRFLPDHARIYQKDSFSGVILEQIGFERPEPQDVNGFMEKATKERIPAMDGDILFYFTYETGDGAATELAEEWMNDPLFQNLEVVKEGNVHEVSDAIWNTAGGYLAANEMVDDLEEIILNQ; encoded by the coding sequence ATGAAGCAAAAGCATTTCATACTTAGTCTTATGTTACTATTCACGGTAGGATTCCTAGCCGCTTGTGGCTCATCTTCTGAAGACACTTCATCAGATGACGAAACTAAGAAAGATACGAGTGATTTTGAACCTTACACAGTTGAACATGCAATGGGTACAACAACTGTTGAAGAAAAACCTGAAAAAGTAGTCATCTTAACAAACGAAGGAACAGAAGCTTTACTAGCCCTAGGCGTAACACCAGTCGGAGCTGTAAAGTCTTGGACAGGAGACCCTTGGTACGATCATATTAGTGATCGCATGAAAGATGTAGAAGTAGTCGGAACCGAGTCAGAAGTAAATATCGAAAAAATCATTTCTCTAGACCCTGACTTAATTATCGGAAATAAACTACGCCAAGAAAAAATTTATGACCAACTAAGTGAAGTTGCTCCAACGATCTTCTCTGAAACGCTTAAAGGAGAATGGCAAGATAACTTTAAGACCTACGCAAAAGCATTAAATATGGAAGACAAAGGTGAAGAACTTCTTACTAAATATCAAGAACGTTTAGACGATTTTGCTGAGAAAGCAGGGGACAAACTTGATCAGAAAGTTTCTGTTGTCCGCTTCCTTCCAGATCACGCACGTATTTACCAGAAAGATTCCTTCTCTGGAGTTATTTTAGAACAAATTGGGTTCGAGCGCCCAGAACCACAAGATGTAAATGGCTTTATGGAGAAAGCAACGAAAGAGAGAATTCCGGCCATGGATGGTGACATTCTATTCTACTTCACCTATGAAACCGGAGATGGTGCTGCTACGGAGCTAGCAGAAGAATGGATGAACGATCCATTGTTCCAAAACCTTGAGGTTGTAAAAGAGGGAAATGTTCACGAAGTAAGTGATGCGATCTGGAATACAGCAGGTGGTTACCTGGCTGCTAACGAAATGGTAGATGATCTTGAAGAAATCATTTTAAATCAATAA